In a genomic window of Platichthys flesus chromosome 24, fPlaFle2.1, whole genome shotgun sequence:
- the si:ch211-212k18.5 gene encoding sal-like protein 2: MSRRKQKRPQHLVNADLGGPRLLSHDDHLGMKSPSTSLGSEVTSSGSSSSSPTSLQDCQPPLAPRPSPGGLHAPSLPSESSPPPHWPSHIAPYTTSLPNTHSSLSPDFPHPSLSSQTHSPPPLGQTSGSHSLSHQGNSHSTMTSPPMGSSATTTTSSSSSSTSSQFAMPARDSTSPGQQLSSMSPGLQGQLQVPPTLAVLLEELRVLQQRQIHQMQITEEICRQVLRLGGAVFGQDVNAQPNGSERNQKSYGAVCSSPTHPSTATPVSTASSYLTGLPSSLFPKSAISKSGASHVNGSRASSSPTTSSIPSSSSSSILSSMGSSVASLHPLSLSLGLTPRYLHEKSSNTSSFSHSNSVSFPTPPLPTTSLSQQELQANAAAALAGRPQHVCRYCGKVLSSDSSLQIHLRSHTGERPYQCPVCLSRFTTRGNLKAHFLRHREQNPELSLSLLPPALSEQMLAPPVAIQRRRKRRADDDEPFNAVKGSVPGMTESMSLGFLPGTSTRPSPSSLPLPPTVDMALLSTAHSLLQLNRASAAAAAGASGTLLSSSSSSSASMGNHFKGVKQQRFDENTPPHSALHTTSPYSQLAHLPKILFPGGTSPHHLALLRPPGHPSSAHLTSHQLPFPFPPFPKPSTSSPSSSSPTTSAQTSDTSKLQRLVQKLEKGGSSSSSSTVAQTLAEANRDTYGHDLTTTSNAYRREMLAALGLSPSTTIAGLVTSQGYSGSGTSTTTTAPSMPSTQVPNQCGVCLRVLSCPRALRLHQATHLGERPFPCKLCGRSFSTKGSLRAHLATHRARPANARALNSCPLCPRKFTNALVLQHHIRLHLGGQIPPDEDMPPEDGAETESAVFNDGENDAIGSPSKGPQLVPLALTTGSKSSNDVLKLGPTSKQSIAADVTTVKTEETEASLPSVSPPMTRNPPTAGAEDPLCLGDIAPTDGGMNIPEEETHTDLGSNSPFKAPIASSQSAVMNEGTEADDTPLSLCVSKPRVENDTPQKELSVDETNATEEPTTATDSTPKPRAANTSPALTPPASPKAVPEGDKACRSVPQSPQEGKGKGETTTPREPLPALDPEVDKDSAGDEGKSVPEKPSASPEPSAPAAAPQSQPPRSDKPYSCTHCGKAYASRSGLKGHMKTHPGSLTSTPTPAQTNDIAENQSSHSTNKNPTKQDDKQGLAESPKKGGSADPLPINVGAEVADEPMDATV; this comes from the exons ATGTCACGCCGGAAACAGAAGCGACCCCAGCATCTCGTTAACGCGGACCTGGGTGGCCCACGGCTGCTCTCTCACG ATGATCACCTGGGAATGAAGTCACCGTCCACATCTCTAGGCTCTGAAGTGACGTCATCAGGATCATCGTCCTCATCCCCCACCTCTCTCCAGGACTGCCAGCCGCCTCTGGCCCCGCGCCCATCCCCCGGTGGGCTCCACGCGCCCTCCTTACCCAGCGAGAGCTCGCCTCCTCCCCATTGGCCCAGCCACATCGCCCCCTACACCACATCCCTCCCCAACACCCACTCTTCCCTTTCCCCAGACTTCCCTCACCCCTCGCTGTCTTCCCAGACTCActcgcctcctcctcttggTCAAACCTCAGGTTCCCACAGCCTGTCCCACCAGGGAAATTCTCACTCCACCATGACCTCCCCACCAATGGGCAGCTCGGCCACCACCActacctcctcctcatcctcctccacatcctctcAGTTTGCGATGCCTGCCCGGGACAGCACCAGTCCAGGTCAGCAGCTGTCCTCCATGTCTCCGGGGCTGCAGGGACAGCTCCAGGTGCCTCCAACCCTGGCTGTACTCCTAGAGGAGCTGAGGGTTTTACAGCAGAGGCAAATCCACCAGATGCAGATAACAGAGGAGATCTGTCGGCAGGTTCTGAGGCTGGGAGGGGCTGTCTTTGGACAGGATGTCAACGCACAGCCCAATGGTTCAGAAAGAAACCAGAAGTCATACGGAGCAGTGTGTTCATCACCAACACACCCTTCCACTGCTACTCCAGTCTCCACAGCCTCATCATATTTGACAGGCCTTCCATCTTCCCTCTTCCCCAAGTCGGCCATCTCCAAATCAGGTGCTTCACACGTTAATGGCAGCAGAGCTTCATCCTCCCCTACCACTTCCTCAataccttcctcttcctcctcatctatTTTGTCGTCTATGGGCTCGTCTGTTGCCTCCTTGCACCCACTGTCCTTATCACTGGGCCTAACGCCACGCTACCTCCATGAGAAATCGTCTAACACTTCCTCATTCAGCCACAGCAACAGTGTCAGCTTCCCTACTCCTCCACTTCCCACCACCAGCCTTTCCCAGCAGGAGCTACAGGCCAACGCCGCTGCCGCCTTAGCTGGACGCCCTCAGCATGTCTGCCGTTATTGTGGGAAAGTGCTGAGCAGTGATTCGTCCCTCCAGATCCATCTGAGGTCACACACAGGTGAAAGGCCCTACCAGTGTCCCGTCTGCTTGAGCCGTTTCACAACCAGAGGGAACCTCAAAGCTCATTTCCTGCGCCACAGAGAGCAGAACCCGGagctgtccctgtccctgttgCCCCCAGCCCTGTCTGAGCAAATGCTGGCTCCTCCTGTAGCCatccagagaaggagaaaacgGCGGGCTGATGATGACGAGCCATTTAACGCTGTGAAAGGCAGCGTTCCCGGAATGACAGAGAGCATGTCTTTAGGATTCCTACCTGGTACATCCACTCggccctccccttcctctctacCTCTGCCCCCAACGGTGGACATGGCGCTGCTGTCCACAGCTCattcactgctgcagctgaacagaGCTTCAGCTGCAGCCGCTGCCGGTGCATCAGGCACTCTactgtcttcctcttcctcatcttccgcCTCCATGGGAAACCACTTTAAAGGTGTAAAGCAGCAGCGTTTTGATGAAAACACACCGCCTCACTCTGCCCTACATACAACCTCCCCATACTCCCAGCTGGCCCACCTCCCTAAGATACTATTTCCTGGAGGTACTTCCCCTCATCACCTTGCACTTCTGCGGCCTCCGGGCCACCCATCCAGCGCCCACCTCACTTCTCATCAGCTACCCTTCCCCTTTCCACCTTTCCCCAAACCATCAACCtcgtctccctcctcatcctctcccacCACCTCTGCCCAGACCTCTGACACCTCCAAGTTGCAGCGGCTGGTCCAGAAACTCGAGAAGGgaggttcttcctcctcttcatccaccgTCGCACAAACACTTGCTGAAGCCAATAGGGACACATATGGTCATGACCTGACCACCACCTCCAATGCCTATCGCAGGGAAATGTTGGCCGCACTCGGCCTGAGCCCAAGTACCACTATTGCAGGACTGGTGACCAGTCAGGGCTACTCAGGTTCGGGCACATCAACTACCACCACCGCCCCATCTATGCCTAGTACCCAGGTTCCTAACCAGTGTGGTGTCTGCTTGCGTGTCCTAAGCTGCCCCAGAGCTCTGCGTTTGCACCAGGCCACACATCTGGGAGAGCGTCCATTCCCTTGTAAGCTGTGTGGACGCTCCTTCTCCACGAAGGGTAGCTTAAGGGCTCACTTGGCCACTCATCGTGCAAGACCGGCAAATGCCCGTGCCCTGAACTCCTGCCCGCTGTGCCCACGCAAATTTACAAATGCCTTGGTTCTTCAGCATCACATTCGTCTGCACCTGGGAGGGCAAATACCCCCTGATGAAGACATGCCCCCTGAAGATGGTGCAGAAACAGAAAGTGCCGTCTTCAATGATGGTGAGAACGATGCCATCGGCTCCCCATCTAAAGGCCCACAACTCGTTCCCTTGGCTTTAACAACAGGCTCAAAGTCGTCAAATGATGTGCTCAAGTTAGGGCCCACTTCTAAACAATCCATAGCTGCTGATGTTACTACTGTGAAGACAGAGGAAACTGAGGCCTCGCTGCCCAGTGTTAGTCCACCCATGACCCGTAATCCCCCCACAGCAGGAGCTGAAGACCCCCTGTGTCTGGGAGACATCGCCCCAACTGATGGTGGCATGAACATCCCAGAAGAAGAGACCCATACTGACCTGGGCAGCAACAGCCCTTTCAAAGCACCCATAGCCAGCTCTCAGTCAGCTGTAATGAATGAAGGTACAGAGGCAGATGAcacccctctttctctctgtgtctcgaAGCCTCGGGTAGAAAATGATACACCGCAGAAAGAGCTCAGTGTTGATGAAACCAACGCCACAGAGGAACCCACGACCGCCACGGACTCTACCCCAAAACCCAGAGCTGCAAACACCTCACCTGCCCTCACccctcctgccagccccaaagCTGTCCCAGAAGGAGACAAGGCCTGTCGAAGTGTACCACAAAGCCCACAGGAGGGTAAAGGGAAGGGGGAGACCACCACGCCCAGAGAGCCTTTGCCAGCGTTGGATCCAGAGGTGGACAAAGACTCTGCAGGGGACGAGGGTAAAAGTGTTCCAGAAAAGCCTTCAGCGAGCCCAGAGCCCTctgccccagcagcagcaccacagagCCAACCCCCCCGCTCAGACAAACCCTACAGCTGTACCCACTGTGGAAAGGCATATGCAAGCCGGAGTGGACTAAAG GGACATATGAAGACTCACCCTGGCTCCTTGACCAGCACCCCCACCCCTGCCCAGACCAATGACATTGCAGAGAATCAGAGCTCACATTCAACCAATAAGAACCCAACAAAGCAAGATGATAAGCAGGGATTGGCTGAATCCCCCAAGAAGGGTGGCAGCGCAGATCCTCTACCAATCAATGTTGGCGCTGAAGTGGCGGACGAGCCTATGGACGCTACTGTGTAG
- the LOC133949757 gene encoding E3 ubiquitin-protein ligase CCNB1IP1, translated as MSLCDDTLLCNFPKCRTKLSGFAWVTACSHVFCEKHGSGEFSHSPVCCPACSSALSGKLDIVRTELSPSEEYKAMVLAGLRPDIVLDISARALAFWSYQVHQERMYQEYSLSRAESQLKQMEKVLNQQNQSRELDLAAMRGEITSLKKVMEEYKRKYSEVSERLMDRNRQHQKLQGLYDSLRLRNMVVGVGERDAQPQPGHRDFITGTARAASPQRSPEFHFMGPDADTRFFSCLEAEGTKTFFQFSSPTRERGRPFIKKH; from the exons ATGTCCCTCTGCGACGACACACTCCTGTGCAACTTCCCTAAGTGCCGCACCAAGCTGAGCGGCTTCGCCTGGGTCACAGCCTGCTCTCACGTCTTCTGTGAGAAGCACGGGTCCGGCGAGTTCAGCCACTCTCCTGTCTGCTGCCCGGCCTGCTCCTCTGCGCTCTCTGGGAAGCTGGACATCGTGAGGACGGAGCTGTCGCCCTCCGAGGAGTATAAGGCCATGGTGCTGGCAGGTCTGCGACCAGACATCGTGCTGGACATCAGTGCCCGTGCTCTGGCCTTCTGGAGCTATCAG GTCCATCAGGAGCGTATGTACCAAGAGTACAGTCTTTCCCGGGCAGAGTCACAGCTGAAGCAGATGGAGAAGGTGTTgaaccagcagaaccagagcagagagctggACCTCGCCGCCATGAGGGGGGAAATCACTTCCCTGAAGAAA GTGATGGAGGAGTATAAGAGGAAGTACAGTGAGGTGTCTGAGCGGCTGATGGACAGGAACCGACAGCATCAGAAACTCCAGGGGCTGTACGACTCTCTGAGGCTGCGCAACATGGTGGTGGGTGTCGGGGAAAGAGATGCGCAGCCACAACCAGGACATCGTGACTTCATCACAG GGACGGCTCGAGCAGCGTCTCCCCAGAGAAGCCCCGAGTTCCACTTCATGGGCCCTGATGCAGACACTCGATTCTTCTCCTGCCTGGAGGCTGAAGGAACCAAGACTTTCTTCCAGTTCAGCTCCCCTACCAGGGAGCGAGGCCGGCCATTCATCAAGAAGCACTGA